A section of the Streptomyces sp. Je 1-369 genome encodes:
- a CDS encoding CHAD domain-containing protein — MAQQHHEMTSTGAGTGTAGEALTAYLQDQATEFLRSLRLHRESSTDAQGAEESLEAARSLRRAARRIGGTLHTFRPLLDAEWASSLSPELAWLSGTLAQEHAYAIRLDRLLEALHRLSGPSPVPAPAGDPRPALAASGAAGRTARQNGWAQPPVPSAADSGTPRGLAVGAAKAAALLERQLTLARTRAHSTALQAFGSSRFHAVADHVAVLASEVPLSGATESLVPLADQAEATLAEAVAALPLGQAGHPYNAGALSHGLAPTDTAPDAQDAPWLKVRSLLRLSRYAQEVLVGHDRTDSRIADASHALNVHREAASAAAAAARAARTPRIAPATAYALGVLHADQRHEVEAARFVFQRSWLREEARVR; from the coding sequence GTGGCACAGCAACACCATGAGATGACGAGTACGGGAGCGGGCACGGGCACCGCGGGCGAGGCCCTCACGGCCTATCTGCAGGACCAGGCCACGGAGTTCCTCCGCTCGCTGCGGCTGCACCGCGAGTCCAGCACGGACGCGCAGGGCGCGGAGGAGTCCCTGGAGGCCGCCCGTTCCCTGCGCCGTGCGGCCCGCCGCATCGGCGGCACCCTGCACACGTTCCGGCCGCTCCTGGACGCGGAGTGGGCGTCGTCGCTCAGCCCCGAACTGGCGTGGCTCTCCGGCACGCTGGCCCAGGAGCACGCGTACGCCATCCGCCTGGACCGGCTCCTGGAGGCGCTGCACCGGCTGTCGGGCCCGTCACCGGTGCCTGCCCCGGCCGGGGACCCGCGGCCCGCCCTCGCCGCCTCGGGCGCGGCAGGCCGTACGGCACGGCAGAACGGCTGGGCGCAGCCCCCGGTGCCGAGCGCCGCCGACAGTGGTACCCCGCGCGGCCTCGCCGTCGGCGCCGCCAAGGCCGCCGCCCTCCTGGAGCGGCAGCTCACGCTCGCCAGGACCCGCGCCCACTCCACCGCCCTCCAGGCGTTCGGCTCGTCCCGCTTCCACGCGGTGGCGGACCACGTGGCCGTCCTGGCCAGCGAGGTGCCCCTGAGCGGGGCGACGGAAAGCCTCGTCCCGCTCGCGGACCAGGCGGAGGCGACGCTCGCCGAGGCCGTCGCCGCCCTGCCCCTCGGCCAGGCGGGCCACCCCTACAACGCGGGTGCCCTCTCCCACGGCCTCGCGCCGACGGACACCGCCCCGGACGCCCAGGACGCGCCCTGGCTGAAGGTCCGCTCACTGCTGCGCCTGTCCCGGTACGCGCAGGAGGTCCTCGTCGGCCACGACAGGACCGACTCCCGCATCGCGGACGCGAGTCACGCCCTGAACGTCCACCGCGAGGCGGCTTCCGCGGCAGCGGCGGCGGCCCGCGCGGCGCGGACCCCCCGTATCGCGCCCGCCACGGCGTACGCGCTGGGGGTGCTCCACGCCGACCAGCGGCACGAGGTCGAGGCGGCCCGGTTCGTGTTCCAGCGGTCGTGGCTGCGCGAGGAGGCGAGGGTCAGGTGA
- a CDS encoding GntR family transcriptional regulator, which yields MVEYRIDRRSGVATYLQIVQQTRQALRLGLLEPGDKLPTAREVVEATAINPNTVLKAYRELEREGLVEARRGLGTFVRRTLGAAPADSPLRGELAEWAARARQSGLERDDVAALFTAVLEEQFGEPRAQDQPDQQQHQPQDQRQQAPQGDPA from the coding sequence GTGGTCGAGTACCGCATCGACCGGCGCAGCGGCGTCGCCACCTACCTCCAGATCGTCCAGCAGACCCGCCAGGCCCTCCGCCTCGGCCTCCTGGAACCCGGCGACAAGCTCCCGACGGCCCGCGAGGTCGTCGAGGCCACGGCCATCAACCCGAACACCGTGCTGAAGGCCTACCGCGAGCTGGAGCGCGAAGGCCTGGTCGAGGCCCGGCGTGGGCTCGGCACGTTCGTCCGCAGGACGCTCGGCGCCGCACCGGCCGACTCGCCGCTCCGGGGGGAGCTCGCCGAATGGGCCGCGCGGGCCCGGCAGTCGGGGCTGGAGAGGGACGACGTGGCGGCGCTGTTCACGGCCGTACTGGAAGAGCAGTTCGGCGAACCGCGAGCCCAGGACCAGCCGGACCAGCAACAACACCAACCGCAGGACCAACGACAGCAGGCACCCCAGGGGGACCCCGCATGA
- a CDS encoding NUDIX hydrolase, whose translation MTYGKEEPFGEETTVLAAGCVLWRPDRAGQGGIELALVHRPKWSDWSHPKGKLKRGETARDAALREVLEETGMTCALGAELPTAHYRDAQDRPKQVRYWAAEALSGTFAPNSEVSHLRWLPPDAARRLLTRERDAELVTDLLASLAAPRGRA comes from the coding sequence GTGACGTACGGGAAGGAAGAGCCGTTCGGCGAGGAGACCACGGTCCTCGCGGCCGGCTGCGTCCTGTGGCGCCCGGACCGCGCCGGGCAGGGCGGCATCGAACTCGCCCTGGTGCACCGCCCCAAGTGGTCGGACTGGTCCCACCCGAAGGGCAAGCTCAAGCGCGGGGAGACGGCGCGGGACGCGGCGCTGCGCGAAGTCCTCGAGGAGACCGGGATGACGTGCGCGCTCGGCGCCGAACTCCCCACCGCCCATTACCGGGACGCGCAGGACCGCCCCAAGCAGGTCCGCTACTGGGCCGCCGAGGCGCTCTCCGGCACCTTCGCCCCCAACTCCGAGGTCTCGCACCTGCGGTGGCTGCCGCCCGACGCGGCCCGCCGCCTGCTGACGCGCGAGCGGGACGCCGAGCTCGTCACCGACCTGCTGGCGTCCCTGGCCGCGCCCCGGGGCAGGGCCTGA
- the pstB gene encoding phosphate ABC transporter ATP-binding protein PstB yields MAKRIDVSGLTAFYGSHKAIDDISMTVEPRSVTAFIGPSGCGKSTFLRTLNRMHEVTPGGRVEGKVLLDDEDLYGSGVDPVAVRRTIGMVFQRPNPFPTMSIFDNVAAGLKLNGSYKKSELGDIVEKSLKGANLWNEVKDRLNKPGSGLSGGQQQRLCIARAIAVEPDVLLMDEPCSALDPISTLAIEDLIGELKERFTIVIVTHNMQQAARVSDRTAFFNLAAVGQPGKLVEIDDTERIFSNPSVQATEDYISGRFG; encoded by the coding sequence ATGGCCAAGCGAATCGACGTATCGGGCCTGACCGCCTTCTACGGCTCCCACAAGGCGATCGACGACATCTCCATGACCGTGGAGCCCCGCTCGGTGACGGCCTTCATCGGCCCGTCGGGCTGCGGCAAGTCCACGTTCCTGCGCACGCTGAACCGCATGCACGAGGTCACGCCGGGCGGCCGCGTCGAGGGCAAGGTGCTCCTGGACGACGAGGACCTCTACGGCAGCGGCGTGGACCCGGTGGCCGTGCGCCGCACGATCGGCATGGTCTTCCAGCGCCCGAACCCGTTCCCCACGATGTCGATCTTCGACAACGTCGCGGCGGGCCTGAAGCTCAACGGCTCGTACAAGAAGTCCGAGCTGGGCGACATCGTCGAGAAGTCCCTCAAGGGCGCGAACCTCTGGAACGAGGTCAAGGACCGCCTCAACAAGCCCGGCTCCGGCCTCTCCGGCGGCCAGCAGCAGCGTCTGTGCATCGCGCGGGCGATCGCGGTCGAGCCCGACGTCCTCCTCATGGACGAGCCCTGCTCGGCCCTCGACCCGATCTCGACCCTCGCGATCGAGGACCTGATCGGCGAGCTGAAGGAGCGCTTCACGATCGTCATCGTGACGCACAACATGCAGCAGGCGGCCCGCGTCTCGGACCGCACCGCGTTCTTCAACCTGGCCGCCGTCGGCCAGCCCGGCAAGCTCGTCGAGATCGACGACACGGAGCGGATCTTCTCCAACCCGTCGGTCCAGGCCACCGAGGACTACATCTCGGGCCGCTTCGGCTGA
- the pstC gene encoding phosphate ABC transporter permease subunit PstC: MDIPSNTTAPPPVDDVKPTAPVSKAAARGATRPGDKIFLGLSRGSGIVLLVIMAAIAAFLTYRTTVALADNTGNFLTTFEWDPAGISTDGKPYFGIAVLVFGTVVSSIIALAIAVPVAIGIALFISHYAPRKLAGPIAYVIDLLAAVPSIVYGLWGALVVAPNLTGFYGWLDDYLGWTGVFSYNGEAPRSLMTVGILLAIMILPIITNVSREVFLQAPKMIEEAALALGATRWEVIRMSVLPFGRSGIISASMLGLGRALGETIAVATVLSPNFLINTSVLDYGGGTFAQNIASKFNEASEYGQDALIASGLVLFIITLLVNGAARLIIARRKEYSGANA, encoded by the coding sequence ATGGACATACCAAGCAATACGACCGCTCCTCCCCCCGTCGACGACGTCAAGCCGACGGCCCCGGTGAGCAAGGCAGCCGCACGCGGCGCCACCCGCCCCGGCGACAAGATCTTCCTCGGCCTCTCCCGGGGCTCCGGGATCGTGCTCCTCGTCATCATGGCGGCCATCGCCGCGTTTCTGACGTACCGCACGACCGTCGCCCTCGCCGACAACACGGGTAACTTCCTCACCACCTTCGAGTGGGACCCGGCCGGCATCAGTACCGACGGCAAGCCGTACTTCGGCATCGCGGTCCTGGTCTTCGGCACCGTCGTCAGCTCGATCATCGCCCTCGCGATCGCGGTCCCCGTCGCCATCGGCATCGCGCTCTTCATCTCGCACTACGCGCCGCGCAAGCTGGCGGGCCCCATCGCCTACGTGATCGACCTGCTGGCCGCCGTGCCCTCGATCGTGTACGGCCTGTGGGGCGCCCTCGTGGTCGCCCCCAACCTCACCGGCTTCTACGGCTGGCTGGACGACTACCTCGGCTGGACCGGCGTCTTCTCGTACAACGGCGAGGCCCCGCGCTCCCTGATGACCGTCGGCATCCTCCTCGCGATCATGATCCTGCCGATCATCACGAACGTCAGCCGCGAGGTCTTCCTCCAGGCCCCGAAGATGATCGAGGAGGCCGCGCTGGCCCTCGGCGCCACGCGCTGGGAGGTCATCCGCATGTCGGTGCTCCCCTTCGGCCGCTCCGGCATCATCTCCGCCTCGATGCTGGGCCTCGGCCGCGCGCTCGGCGAGACGATCGCCGTCGCCACCGTCCTCTCGCCGAACTTCCTCATCAATACCTCCGTGCTCGACTACGGCGGCGGCACCTTCGCACAGAACATCGCCAGCAAGTTCAACGAGGCCAGTGAGTACGGCCAGGACGCGCTCATCGCCTCCGGCCTGGTGCTCTTCATCATCACGCTGCTGGTCAACGGCGCGGCCCGCCTGATCATCGCGCGCCGCAAGGAGTACTCGGGGGCCAACGCATGA
- a CDS encoding ABC transporter ATP-binding protein, which translates to MTDTAIEATALTKRFGRGRYALRDCTFRLPAGRVCAVVGPNGAGKSTLLTLAAGLDRPTEGTISVLGTGPAKARERIAYVAQDKPLHPQLTIAEALRLGAELNAHIWDMEAAERVVSGGGLDRTARIRTLSGGQRTRVALALALGKRAELLLLDEPMADLDPLARHQLMGTLMAEAAEHGTTVVMSSHIVSELAEACDYLLLVSDGGIRLAGGIDDLIGAHRLVTGRGPADRLHPHTVVESRAAGRGLTALIRTEGPVADGWDVEEPSLEELLLAHLRAPEAPPLLSPGSTPRERGARDLGVSA; encoded by the coding sequence ATGACCGACACCGCCATAGAGGCGACCGCACTGACCAAACGCTTCGGGCGGGGCCGATACGCCCTGCGGGACTGCACGTTTCGCCTGCCCGCAGGCCGCGTCTGCGCGGTCGTCGGCCCGAACGGCGCGGGCAAGTCGACCCTGCTCACCCTCGCGGCGGGCCTCGACCGCCCCACCGAGGGCACGATCAGCGTCCTCGGCACGGGCCCCGCGAAGGCCCGGGAGCGCATCGCGTACGTCGCCCAGGACAAGCCGCTCCACCCGCAGCTGACCATCGCCGAAGCCCTGCGGCTCGGCGCCGAACTCAACGCCCACATATGGGATATGGAGGCCGCCGAACGCGTCGTGAGTGGCGGCGGCCTCGACCGCACCGCCCGTATCCGTACGCTCTCCGGCGGCCAGCGCACCCGCGTCGCGCTCGCCCTCGCCCTCGGCAAGCGCGCCGAACTCCTGCTCCTGGATGAGCCGATGGCCGACCTCGACCCGCTCGCCAGGCACCAGCTCATGGGCACGCTGATGGCGGAGGCCGCCGAGCACGGCACGACCGTGGTCATGTCGTCCCACATAGTGAGCGAACTCGCGGAGGCCTGCGACTACTTGCTCCTCGTGTCCGACGGAGGCATCCGGCTCGCGGGCGGCATCGACGACCTCATCGGCGCGCACCGCCTGGTCACGGGCCGCGGCCCGGCCGACCGACTCCACCCGCACACCGTCGTCGAGTCCCGCGCCGCGGGGCGCGGCCTGACGGCACTGATCCGCACCGAGGGCCCGGTCGCCGACGGCTGGGACGTGGAAGAGCCTTCCCTGGAGGAACTGTTGCTGGCCCACCTGCGCGCACCGGAAGCGCCACCGCTCCTCTCCCCCGGCAGCACGCCCCGGGAGCGCGGTGCGCGGGATCTGGGGGTGTCCGCGTGA
- a CDS encoding RNA degradosome polyphosphate kinase, producing MQPAAPDPSRENGSSSQANGKLRLTPALSDAPIVVPARNNGSMSQQNTQGHVQHAQPSVGSIAAHRPATIAATVSDLDPDIDADLDAYDEDAAVGHDGAELPQGRFLDRERSWLAFNERVLELAEDPDTPLLERANFLAIFASNLDEFFMVRVAGLKRRIATGVATRSASGLQPREVLDLIWNRSRELMARHAACYQDDVAPGLADEGIHLVRWQELTEKEQSRLFTLFRQQIFPVLTPLAVDPAHPFPYISGLSLNLAVVVRNPVSGHQHFARVKVPPLLSRFLEASPQRYVPIEDVIAAPAHLQELFPGMEIQEHHMFRLTRNEDLEVEEDDAENLLQALEKELMRRRFGPPVRLEVEESIAPNILSLLVRELKISEAEVYPLPGPLDLTGLFSIAKLDRPELKYPKFVAGTHRDLAEVESASAPDIFAALRERDVLLHHPYDSFSTSVQAFLEQAASDPDVLAIKQTLYRTSGDSPIVDALIDAAESGKQVLVLVEIKARFDEQANIKWARKLEESGCHVVYGLVGLKTHCKLSLVVRQEGESLVRYSHVGTGNYHPKTARLYEDLGLLTSNAEVGADLSDLFNRLSGYSRRETYRRLLVAPKSLRDGLVSRINKEIQHHRAGRPAYVRVKVNSMVDEAVIDALYRASQAGVEVDVWVRGICAVRPGVEGLSENIRVRSVLGRFLEHSRVFAFGNGGEPEVWIGSADMMHRNLDRRIEALVRVQDPAHRAALSRLLETGMSDTTASWHLGADGNWTRHSADPDGQPLRNVQEMLIDARRRRRGTATP from the coding sequence ATGCAGCCCGCCGCGCCCGACCCGTCCCGGGAGAACGGGAGCTCTTCCCAGGCAAACGGGAAGCTCCGCCTCACTCCCGCGCTCTCCGACGCGCCCATCGTCGTGCCCGCGCGGAACAATGGGTCCATGAGCCAGCAGAACACGCAAGGACACGTGCAGCACGCCCAGCCTTCCGTGGGTTCCATCGCCGCGCACCGGCCCGCCACCATCGCCGCCACCGTCTCCGACCTCGACCCCGACATCGACGCCGACCTCGACGCGTACGACGAGGACGCCGCGGTCGGTCACGACGGCGCCGAGCTGCCCCAGGGGCGGTTCCTGGACCGGGAGCGCAGCTGGCTCGCTTTCAACGAGCGGGTGCTCGAACTCGCCGAGGACCCGGACACGCCCCTCCTCGAACGGGCGAACTTCCTGGCGATCTTCGCCTCGAACCTGGACGAGTTCTTCATGGTCCGGGTGGCGGGCCTGAAGCGCCGCATCGCTACCGGGGTCGCCACCCGCTCGGCCTCCGGTCTGCAGCCCCGCGAGGTCCTCGACCTCATCTGGAACCGCTCCCGCGAGCTCATGGCCCGGCACGCCGCCTGCTATCAGGACGACGTCGCGCCCGGCCTCGCCGACGAGGGCATCCACCTGGTGCGCTGGCAGGAGCTGACCGAGAAGGAGCAGTCCCGGCTCTTCACGCTCTTCCGGCAGCAGATCTTCCCCGTCCTGACCCCGCTGGCCGTCGATCCCGCGCACCCCTTCCCGTACATCTCGGGGCTCTCGCTCAACCTCGCCGTGGTCGTGCGCAACCCGGTCTCCGGACATCAGCACTTCGCACGGGTGAAGGTTCCTCCGCTGCTCTCGCGGTTCCTTGAGGCCTCCCCGCAGCGGTACGTCCCCATCGAGGACGTCATCGCCGCGCCCGCGCATCTCCAGGAGCTCTTCCCGGGCATGGAGATCCAGGAGCACCACATGTTCCGGCTCACCAGGAACGAGGACCTGGAGGTCGAGGAGGACGACGCCGAGAACCTGCTCCAGGCTCTGGAGAAGGAGCTCATGCGGCGCCGCTTCGGGCCGCCGGTGCGACTGGAGGTAGAGGAGTCGATCGCGCCGAACATCCTCAGCCTGCTGGTGCGCGAGCTGAAGATCAGCGAGGCGGAGGTCTACCCGCTGCCGGGACCGCTCGACCTGACCGGTCTCTTCAGCATCGCCAAGCTGGACCGGCCCGAGCTGAAGTACCCCAAGTTCGTGGCCGGCACCCACCGCGACCTCGCCGAGGTCGAGTCGGCGTCCGCCCCCGACATCTTCGCCGCTCTTCGCGAACGCGACGTACTCCTGCACCACCCGTACGACTCGTTCTCCACCTCCGTGCAGGCGTTCCTGGAGCAGGCCGCGTCCGACCCGGACGTCCTCGCCATCAAGCAGACGCTGTACCGGACGTCGGGCGACTCCCCCATAGTCGACGCGCTCATCGACGCCGCCGAGTCCGGCAAGCAGGTCCTCGTCCTCGTCGAGATCAAGGCCCGCTTCGACGAGCAGGCCAACATCAAGTGGGCGCGGAAGCTGGAGGAGTCGGGCTGCCATGTGGTGTACGGCCTCGTCGGTCTGAAGACGCACTGCAAGCTGTCCCTCGTCGTGCGCCAGGAGGGCGAGTCCCTCGTCCGCTACTCGCACGTGGGCACCGGCAACTACCACCCCAAGACCGCCCGCCTCTACGAGGACCTGGGGCTGCTCACCTCCAACGCGGAGGTCGGCGCGGACCTCTCCGACCTCTTCAACCGGCTCTCCGGCTACTCCCGCAGGGAGACCTACCGCCGACTGCTCGTGGCACCCAAGTCCCTGCGCGACGGCCTCGTCTCCCGCATCAACAAGGAGATACAGCACCACAGGGCGGGCCGCCCCGCCTACGTCCGCGTCAAGGTCAACTCGATGGTCGACGAGGCCGTCATCGACGCGCTGTACCGTGCGTCGCAGGCGGGCGTCGAGGTGGACGTGTGGGTACGCGGCATCTGCGCGGTCCGCCCCGGCGTGGAGGGCCTCTCGGAGAACATCCGGGTACGTTCCGTCCTCGGCCGCTTCCTCGAACACTCCCGGGTCTTCGCCTTCGGCAACGGCGGCGAACCGGAGGTGTGGATCGGCAGCGCCGACATGATGCACCGCAATCTCGACCGCCGTATCGAGGCGCTGGTCAGGGTCCAGGACCCGGCGCACCGGGCGGCCCTCAGCCGGCTCCTGGAGACCGGCATGTCGGACACCACGGCCTCCTGGCACCTGGGCGCGGACGGCAACTGGACCCGCCACTCGGCGGACCCGGACGGCCAGCCCCTGCGCAACGTGCAGGAGATGCTCATAGACGCCCGGAGGCGCCGGCGTGGCACAGCAACACCATGA
- the pstS gene encoding phosphate ABC transporter substrate-binding protein PstS, which produces MKLQRKNRLRALSLGAIAVSGALALTACGSDDTSSGDGGKETNANANIKCDDAEGQLAASGSSAQKNAIDAWRKVYTTNCKDVQLNYNPTGSGAGITAFLQGQTAFAGSDSALKPDEVEKSKKVCTGSQAIDLPMVGGPIAIGYNVPGVDSLTLDAKTLGDIFNNKIKSWDDKAIEKLNPDAELPSTKIQPFHRSDESGTTDNFTKYLKGAAPSAWPYEPGKSWEPKGGQSANGSAGVAGQVKQTAGAISYFELSYAGEGVKTVDLKTDAKEPVKATVDNASKAISEAKVVGKGKDLALELNYKPTAEGAYPITLVTYEVVCEKGNKKDSLAATKSFLTYIASEDGQKVLKDNDYAPIPAEIITKVRSTVAGLS; this is translated from the coding sequence GTGAAGCTTCAGCGCAAGAACCGGCTCCGCGCCCTCTCCCTCGGCGCCATCGCCGTCTCCGGCGCCCTGGCCCTCACGGCGTGCGGCTCCGACGACACCAGCTCGGGCGACGGCGGCAAGGAGACCAACGCCAACGCCAACATCAAGTGCGACGACGCCGAGGGCCAGCTGGCCGCCTCCGGCTCGTCCGCGCAGAAGAACGCGATCGACGCCTGGCGGAAGGTCTACACGACCAACTGCAAGGACGTGCAGCTGAACTACAACCCGACGGGTTCGGGCGCCGGCATCACCGCGTTCCTCCAGGGCCAGACCGCGTTCGCCGGTTCGGACTCGGCGCTGAAGCCCGACGAGGTCGAGAAGTCGAAGAAGGTCTGCACGGGCAGCCAGGCCATCGACCTGCCCATGGTGGGCGGCCCGATCGCCATCGGCTACAACGTCCCCGGCGTCGACAGCCTGACCCTGGACGCCAAGACCCTGGGCGACATCTTCAACAACAAGATCAAGTCCTGGGACGACAAGGCGATCGAGAAGCTCAACCCCGACGCCGAGCTCCCCAGCACCAAGATCCAGCCCTTCCACCGCTCCGACGAGTCCGGCACCACGGACAACTTCACCAAGTACCTGAAGGGCGCCGCCCCCAGCGCCTGGCCCTACGAGCCGGGCAAGTCGTGGGAGCCCAAGGGCGGCCAGTCCGCGAACGGCTCCGCCGGTGTCGCGGGCCAGGTCAAGCAGACCGCGGGCGCCATCTCGTACTTCGAGCTCTCGTACGCCGGTGAGGGCGTCAAGACCGTCGACCTGAAGACCGACGCCAAGGAGCCGGTGAAGGCCACCGTCGACAACGCCTCCAAGGCCATCTCCGAGGCCAAGGTCGTCGGCAAGGGCAAGGACCTCGCCCTGGAGCTGAACTACAAGCCGACCGCCGAGGGCGCGTACCCGATCACCCTCGTGACGTACGAGGTCGTCTGCGAGAAGGGCAACAAGAAGGACAGCCTCGCCGCCACCAAGTCCTTCCTGACCTACATCGCGAGCGAGGACGGCCAGAAGGTCCTCAAGGACAACGACTACGCGCCGATCCCGGCCGAGATCATCACCAAGGTCCGCTCCACCGTCGCGGGCCTGAGCTAG
- the pstA gene encoding phosphate ABC transporter permease PstA has translation MSTTTPTPTGPLVKRPATLKAATLPRWTPLAMAAGSAAVAVGIGAGAGLDSRIQWGLIAALLYIVGSYALAVTVEGARQAKDRLATSLVWVMFLLAVVPLASLIYETVQRGIKVFDVYFLTHSMGVVADEETGGGIYHAIIGTLEQVLLASVIAVPIGLLTAVYLVEYGRGKLAKTVTFFVDVMTGIPSIVAGLFVLSFWILILEFDYSGWAGAMALAILMMPVIVRSTEEMLKLVPNELREASLALGVPKWRTILKVVLPTAIGGITTGVMLAVARIAGETAPVLLLVWVNPLINSNPFDGAQGSLPLYIYQQYAAGTQASYDRAWAAALALIGFIMILNMAARGVARWKAPKTGR, from the coding sequence ATGAGCACCACGACACCCACCCCGACCGGCCCGCTCGTCAAGCGCCCGGCCACCCTCAAGGCCGCGACGCTGCCCCGCTGGACGCCGCTGGCCATGGCCGCGGGCTCGGCCGCCGTCGCGGTCGGCATCGGCGCCGGGGCCGGCCTGGACAGCCGCATCCAGTGGGGCCTCATAGCCGCCCTCCTGTACATCGTCGGGTCGTACGCCCTCGCGGTGACCGTCGAAGGCGCCCGCCAGGCCAAGGACCGCCTCGCCACCTCGCTGGTGTGGGTCATGTTCCTGCTCGCCGTGGTCCCGCTGGCCTCGCTGATCTACGAGACCGTGCAGCGCGGCATCAAGGTCTTCGACGTCTACTTCCTCACCCACTCCATGGGCGTCGTCGCCGACGAAGAGACCGGCGGCGGCATCTACCACGCGATCATCGGCACCCTGGAGCAGGTGCTCCTGGCCTCCGTGATCGCCGTGCCGATCGGCCTGCTCACCGCGGTCTACCTCGTCGAGTACGGGCGCGGGAAGCTCGCCAAGACCGTCACGTTCTTCGTGGACGTCATGACCGGCATCCCCTCGATCGTCGCGGGCCTGTTCGTCCTCAGCTTCTGGATCCTCATCCTCGAGTTCGACTACTCGGGCTGGGCCGGCGCCATGGCGCTCGCCATCCTGATGATGCCGGTGATCGTGCGCTCCACCGAGGAGATGCTCAAGCTCGTACCGAACGAGCTGCGCGAGGCGTCGCTCGCCCTCGGCGTGCCGAAGTGGCGGACCATCCTCAAGGTCGTGCTGCCCACCGCGATCGGCGGCATCACCACGGGCGTCATGCTCGCGGTGGCCCGCATCGCCGGTGAGACCGCGCCGGTCCTGCTCCTGGTCTGGGTGAACCCCCTGATCAACTCGAACCCCTTCGACGGGGCGCAGGGCTCGCTGCCGCTGTACATCTACCAGCAGTACGCGGCCGGCACGCAGGCGTCGTACGACCGGGCCTGGGCCGCGGCGCTCGCCCTCATCGGCTTCATCATGATCCTCAACATGGCGGCCCGCGGCGTAGCGCGCTGGAAGGCCCCCAAGACGGGCCGCTGA
- the mshD gene encoding mycothiol synthase: MTHDRPADAPTPLRQIDTLAELTSAQAEAVLELLAEAARTDGQQAVSEQGRLQLRGGARDGVRHLLLTVDDQLVGYAQLEDTDPVEAPAAELVVHPSRRGHGHGRALGTALLAESGRRLRVWAHGGHSAARHLAQVLGLALFRELRQMRRPLADLSLPDPALPEGVSVRTFVPGQDDAAWLAVNAEAFAHHPEQGALTQRDLDDRKAESWFDPAGFFLAVRESDGELVGFHWTKVHAEERLGEVYVVGVRPGAQGGGLGKALTTTGLRHLARAGLPTAMLYVDADNKAAVSVYERLGFVTHETDLMYRTES; the protein is encoded by the coding sequence ATGACTCACGACCGCCCCGCCGACGCCCCCACCCCCCTCCGCCAGATCGACACCCTCGCCGAACTCACCTCCGCGCAGGCCGAAGCCGTGCTCGAGCTGCTCGCCGAGGCCGCCCGTACGGACGGGCAGCAGGCGGTGTCCGAGCAGGGTCGGCTCCAGCTGCGCGGCGGTGCCCGCGACGGCGTCCGGCACCTGCTGCTCACCGTCGACGACCAGCTCGTCGGATACGCGCAGCTGGAGGACACCGACCCCGTCGAGGCACCCGCCGCGGAGCTCGTCGTGCACCCCTCGCGCCGCGGGCACGGGCACGGCAGGGCGCTCGGCACCGCGCTGCTCGCCGAGTCGGGCCGCCGCCTGCGCGTGTGGGCGCACGGCGGGCACTCCGCGGCCCGCCACCTGGCCCAGGTGCTCGGCCTCGCCCTGTTCCGCGAACTGCGCCAGATGCGGCGCCCCTTGGCGGACCTGTCCCTGCCGGATCCGGCGCTGCCCGAGGGCGTTTCGGTACGTACCTTCGTACCCGGACAGGATGACGCGGCGTGGCTCGCGGTGAACGCGGAGGCCTTCGCGCACCACCCGGAGCAGGGCGCTCTCACGCAGCGGGACCTGGACGACCGCAAGGCGGAGTCGTGGTTCGACCCGGCGGGCTTCTTCCTCGCCGTGCGGGAGAGCGACGGCGAGCTGGTCGGCTTCCACTGGACGAAGGTGCACGCCGAGGAGCGCCTGGGAGAGGTGTACGTCGTGGGCGTACGGCCGGGAGCGCAGGGCGGTGGCCTCGGCAAGGCGCTGACCACGACGGGCCTGCGCCACCTCGCGCGGGCGGGCCTGCCGACGGCGATGCTGTACGTGGACGCGGACAACAAGGCGGCCGTGAGCGTCTACGAGCGGCTTGGCTTCGTCACGCACGAGACGGACCTGATGTACCGCACGGAGTCGTAG